The sequence CGATGCAGTCGGGCACCCGCGAGGCCCTGCTTTATGAGCGCCTGGGGGCCGCCGGACGCGGCGACGAGTTCGACAAGGTGCTGGGGCGCGACAATGCCGCCGAGGGACTGGGCATCGGCGCGGGCGCATTGCTTGGCGGGTTGGTCGCCCAGTATGACATGGACTGGGCCATATGGCTGTCCATCCCGCCGCTGCTGCTGGGCGCCGCCCTCGCCCTTGGGCTGCGCGATGTCCGGCAGGCCCGGGTGACGGAAGCCGGCGACACGCCGATTACCTATCTCTCCCATTTCGCGGACGCGATCGGCGAGTTCCGCCGCCACGCCGATCTGCGCTTCGTCACCGTCTATATGTCTGTCGGGCTGATTGCTTTCGAACTGCTCGAGGAATTCGACCAGCTCTATTACCTTGCGGTGGCTGTGCCGATCTGGCTCTGGGGCGTGCTGGCCGGTGGCGTCGAGCTTGTCTATGCCTATGCCAGCGTCGCGGCGCATCGCCTGGCCGGCCGGCGCTGGCTGGCCTGGGCCCTGCCCTTGCTCGGTGGCGCGCTGTTGGTCGTCGCGGCGCTGGGCAACAGCCCCTGGTATGTGCTGGCGCTCGAGCTGGCCTATGTCGCCATTGCCCCGGTTGCGGTGCTCGCCGAGGCCCGCTTCCACCGCGTCATGGACGGAACCAGCCGTGCCACCACCACCTCGGCGCTGATCATGGCGGAAAACATCGTCGGCATTGGCGCGACCCTGCTGTTCGGCTTTCTCGCCGATCGGCTCGGCATCCTCCCCGCCTATGGCTGGGCGGGCCTTGCCATGGTGCCCGTCGCGCTCTGGGTATGGTCTGGCCACCGCCGCGGCATGCGTGCCATCGACTAGGCCTGGTGCCCGGCTGTCAAATCCACAGGGGGCCACAATCGGGCCAAAATTTCTGCGCTTGACACCTTTTGGTGCAACCGATTCTGGCAATTTGGCGCATGGTGAACGCTCGATTAATGCGCATCGGCAATCGACGATCATCAAGGATTCTCGCGGCCTTAGCGGCAGTTTCTCGGCTCGCATAAGCCCGGTTCAACCGCTGCCTGAAGCGGGGTAAAACTTGTCCGGCAAGGCTCGGTTTTCCTTGCAGTTTGTCCCCACAATTCACATATTAGGCCTACTAGTGGTTGTCGTGATGACCACCCCCACCACTAGAACTTGTGATTTCTGGCGTTGACGCGTCATCTGAATCGGCAGAGTGTTTTCGACGGCCCACAGCACTCCCTGTTGCGGGCAAGTCCTCGGCAAGAGCGCTGGCACATAGACCGGCGCGACACTGGGGCACAGGCAAGATTTTGAGCCCGCAACCCGGGCTCGGTTGGTGAGCGTCAACACAGATTTGGATGAGAAGCCGTCCGTCGGCTCGCGGGTACTGCTGTGCCCGCCATATTGGGGAATACACACGACTATGCGCATTGAACGTCGCTTTACGACCGCCAACCAGGATCGCTACGCGTCGATCGAATTCCGCTCGGCCACGAGCGAGATTCGTAACCCCGATGGGTCGGTGGTGTTCAAGCTCGAGAATATCGCCATCCCCGCCGGCTGGTCGCAGGTCGCCGCCGACATCATCGCGCAGAAGTATTTCCGCAAGGCCGGCGTCGCCAAGGTCCTCAAGAAGGTAGAAGAAAATTCCGTGCCGTCCTGGCTGTGGCGCTCCGTCCCCGACGAAGCTGCGCTCGCCAAGCTGCCCGAAGCCGAGCGTTATGGCTCGGAGATGGATTCCCGCCAGGTCTTCGATCGCCTGGCCGGCACTTGGACCTATTGGGGCTGGAAGGGCGGCTATTTCGCCTCCGAGGAAGATGCCCTCGCCTTCCGCGACGAACTGGCCTTCATGCTCGCCACGCAACGCGTTGCCCCCAATAGCCCGCAATGGTTCAACACCGGCCTGCACTGGGCCTACGGCATCGATGGCCCCGGCCAGGGGCACTTCTATGTCGACCCCTTCACCCACAAGCTCGTTTCGTCCAAGTCGAGCTACGAGCATCCGCAGCCGCATGCCTGCTTCATCCAGTCGGTCAATGACGACCTGGTCAACGAAAACGGCATCATGGACCTCTGGGTCCGCGAGGCGCGCCTGTTCAAGTACGGCTCGGGCACCGGCACCAATTTCTCGGCGCTGCGCGGCGCCGGCGAAAAGCTCTCGGGCGGCGGCAAGTCGTCCGGCCTGATGAGCTTCCTCAAGATCGGCGATCGCGCGGCCGGCGCCATCAAGTCGGGCGGCACCACCCGCCGCGCCGCCAAGATGGTCGTGCTCGATATCGATCACCCGGACGTCGAGGAATACATCAACTGGAAGGTCAAGGAGGAGCAGAAGGTCGCCGCCCTCGTGACCGGCTCCAAGGTCGTCAGCAAGCATCTCAAGGCCATCATGAAGGCCGCCGTGAACTGCGAAGGTTCGGGCGACGACTGCTTCGACGTGGCCAAGAACCCCGCCCTCAAGCGCGAAGTCCGCGCCGCCAAGAAGGCGCTGGTGCCGGAAAACTACATCTTCCGCGTCATCCAGTTCGCCAAGCAGGGCTATACCGATATCGAATTCCCGGTCTACGACACCGATTGGGACAGCGAAGCCTACCTCACCGTTTCCGGCCAGAATTCCAACAATTCCGTCCGCGTCACCGATGACTTCCTGCGCGCCGTCGAAGGCGATGGCGACTGGCAGCTCAAGGCCCGCCAGTCCGGCAAGGTCACCAAGACCCTCAAGGCCCGCGATCTGTGGGAACAGGTCGGCTATGCCGCCTGGGCCTCGGCCGACCCTGGTATCCAGTATCACACCACCATCAACGAGTGGCACACCAGCCCGGAAGCCGGTCCGATCAATGCATCGAACCCGTGCTCGGAATACATGTTCCTCGACGACACCGCCTGCAACCTGGCCTCGGTGAACTTGCTGCCCTACCGTAACCAGGACGGCACTTTCGACACCGCCGCCTACGAGCACACCGTCCGCCTCTGGACCATCGTGCTCGAAATCTCGGTGATGATGGCCCAGTTCCCCTCGCGCGCCATTGCCGAACGCTCGTTCGAATACCGCACGCTGGGCATCGGCTACGCCAATATCGGCGGCCTGCTGATGACCTCGGGCATCCCCTATGACTCCGCCGAAGGCCGCGCCATTGCCGGCGCCGTCACGGCCATCATGACCGGCGTTTCCTACGCCACCTCGGCCGAAATGGCCAAGGAGCTCGGCGCCTTCAAGGACTACAAGCGCAACGCCAAGCACATGCTGCGCGTCATCCGCAACCACCGCAACGCCGCCCATGGCAATGCCACCGGCTACGAAGCCCTCAGCATCAATCCGGTCCCGCTCGACCACGGCAACATCAAGGACGCTGCTCTATCCGAGCGCGCCAAGGCCGCCTGGGACAATGCCCTGGCGCTGGGCGAGAAGCATGGCTACCGCAATGCCCAGGTCTCGGTGATCGCCCCGACCGGCACGATCGGCCTGGTCATGGATTGCGACACCACCGGCATCGAGCCCGATTTCGCCTTGGTGAAGTTCAAGAAGCTGGCAGGCGGAGGCTACTTCAAGATCATCAACCGCGCCGTGCCCCCGGCCCTGCGCACCCTCGGCTATTCGGAATCCCAGATCGCCGAGATGGAGGCCTATGCGGTCGGCCATGGCAACCTCAACCAGGCGCCGGGCGTGAACCCGTCGACGCTCCGCGCCAAGGGCTTCACCGATGACAAGATCGAGGCGCTGAACAAGGCCCTGGTCTCGGCCTTCGACATCAAGTTCGTCTTCAACCAGTGGACCTTGGGCGTCGATTTCCTCAAGTCGCTCGGCGTCACCGACGAGCAGATGAACGACTTCTCCTTCGAGCTGCTGCCCTTCCTGGGCTTCTCGAAGAAGGACATCGAGGCCGCCAATCTCCACGTCGTCGGCGCCATGACGCTCGAGGGTGCCCCGCACCTCAAGGCCGAGCATCTGCCGGTCTTCGATTGCGCCACGCCTTGCGGCAAGATCGGCAAGCGCTACCTCTCGGTCGAGTCGCACATCCTGATGATGGCTGCCGCCCAGCCCTTCATCTCGGGCGCCATCTCCAAGACCATCAACATGCCCAACGACGCCACCGTCGAAGAGGCCAAGGAAGCCTACATGCTGAGCTGGCGCCTGGCCCTCAAGGCCAATGCGCTCTATCGCGACGGCTC comes from Devosia oryziradicis and encodes:
- a CDS encoding MFS transporter; the encoded protein is MGSLRRFLAAYYAYVFLFDFMLAYAVYTALFALEGISVAEIGMLLAFWSASAIVLEMPSGALSDHFDRRTLLVVAPLLKALTFVCWGLAQGKFWLYGLGFLFWSAGQAMQSGTREALLYERLGAAGRGDEFDKVLGRDNAAEGLGIGAGALLGGLVAQYDMDWAIWLSIPPLLLGAALALGLRDVRQARVTEAGDTPITYLSHFADAIGEFRRHADLRFVTVYMSVGLIAFELLEEFDQLYYLAVAVPIWLWGVLAGGVELVYAYASVAAHRLAGRRWLAWALPLLGGALLVVAALGNSPWYVLALELAYVAIAPVAVLAEARFHRVMDGTSRATTTSALIMAENIVGIGATLLFGFLADRLGILPAYGWAGLAMVPVALWVWSGHRRGMRAID
- a CDS encoding vitamin B12-dependent ribonucleotide reductase yields the protein MRIERRFTTANQDRYASIEFRSATSEIRNPDGSVVFKLENIAIPAGWSQVAADIIAQKYFRKAGVAKVLKKVEENSVPSWLWRSVPDEAALAKLPEAERYGSEMDSRQVFDRLAGTWTYWGWKGGYFASEEDALAFRDELAFMLATQRVAPNSPQWFNTGLHWAYGIDGPGQGHFYVDPFTHKLVSSKSSYEHPQPHACFIQSVNDDLVNENGIMDLWVREARLFKYGSGTGTNFSALRGAGEKLSGGGKSSGLMSFLKIGDRAAGAIKSGGTTRRAAKMVVLDIDHPDVEEYINWKVKEEQKVAALVTGSKVVSKHLKAIMKAAVNCEGSGDDCFDVAKNPALKREVRAAKKALVPENYIFRVIQFAKQGYTDIEFPVYDTDWDSEAYLTVSGQNSNNSVRVTDDFLRAVEGDGDWQLKARQSGKVTKTLKARDLWEQVGYAAWASADPGIQYHTTINEWHTSPEAGPINASNPCSEYMFLDDTACNLASVNLLPYRNQDGTFDTAAYEHTVRLWTIVLEISVMMAQFPSRAIAERSFEYRTLGIGYANIGGLLMTSGIPYDSAEGRAIAGAVTAIMTGVSYATSAEMAKELGAFKDYKRNAKHMLRVIRNHRNAAHGNATGYEALSINPVPLDHGNIKDAALSERAKAAWDNALALGEKHGYRNAQVSVIAPTGTIGLVMDCDTTGIEPDFALVKFKKLAGGGYFKIINRAVPPALRTLGYSESQIAEMEAYAVGHGNLNQAPGVNPSTLRAKGFTDDKIEALNKALVSAFDIKFVFNQWTLGVDFLKSLGVTDEQMNDFSFELLPFLGFSKKDIEAANLHVVGAMTLEGAPHLKAEHLPVFDCATPCGKIGKRYLSVESHILMMAAAQPFISGAISKTINMPNDATVEEAKEAYMLSWRLALKANALYRDGSKLSQPLNSSVLAAADEDDEEDAVEDLVSMNAAARVPVIAEKIVERIIEREVEVRSREKMPDRRKGYTQKAVVGGHKVYVRTGEYDDGRLGEIFIDMHKEGAAFRAMMNNFAIAISLGLQYGVPLDEYVEAFTFTRFEPAGMVMGNDRIKSATSILDYVFRELAVSYLDRDDLAHVNPDSPTSLGKGVAEEKGARGPAATAPAPVPAERFVSRGMTRGRVANKNLMIVSGDNQFTPTQAMQTSTVTALRSATALKQDTQLAPAAFAPAELNPIPNPPTQKDAGLLRAEAQMKGYTGDQCTECHNFTMVRNGTCLKCDTCGTTTGCS